In the Flavisolibacter tropicus genome, one interval contains:
- a CDS encoding YncE family protein, whose product MLSKLSYTVIAISILAIGCQSGATESKSAYPKALILSTSIETPATDSPSIKTLKPYTDLVFEKEEILSAAPGTKSVLFNSDGSKLYAMNLEGMSVYEFDQASRKLNRVFKFKPTVGMGWDYTTDKPIRSFEEKPVEACFSHNDSILWVSLHNAEGIVPISIKNAQPPFETASGIPSKKITISYPESTSKDSALLPLIKTGKTPKIITKTADSKYLLVSNWHSYNVSVLELDKTQFPFGKVISTIPVTSIPRGIVVDDKKEKSYVAIMGGASIAVIDNKTWKTERTIDVASNPRHIVMDSTGRLFVSYNKLAKVACIDPETGKTLFTAPTHVQPRTIFLSRNQKFLFVTCYSGNMVDVFKISDTGFNKIASLPSAGKPVGVDIFENDEKLEAWVCSYTDGAIRVYSFKKS is encoded by the coding sequence ATGCTTTCAAAGCTATCTTATACAGTTATTGCTATTTCTATTCTTGCCATTGGTTGCCAAAGTGGCGCGACTGAAAGTAAAAGTGCATATCCTAAAGCATTGATACTTAGTACAAGTATTGAAACACCAGCAACAGATTCGCCATCAATCAAGACATTAAAGCCATACACTGATCTGGTTTTTGAGAAAGAAGAAATATTGTCAGCAGCACCAGGAACTAAATCTGTTCTATTTAATTCAGATGGATCTAAGCTGTATGCTATGAATTTAGAAGGCATGAGTGTGTATGAGTTTGATCAGGCTTCTCGCAAACTAAATAGAGTATTTAAGTTTAAGCCAACAGTTGGTATGGGTTGGGATTATACTACAGATAAGCCCATTCGTTCTTTTGAGGAAAAACCCGTTGAAGCCTGTTTTAGTCATAATGACTCCATTTTATGGGTATCCTTACATAATGCAGAAGGTATTGTACCTATTTCTATAAAAAATGCACAACCTCCATTTGAAACAGCATCTGGCATTCCTTCAAAAAAAATCACTATCAGCTACCCCGAGTCTACCAGTAAAGATTCGGCTCTTTTACCATTAATTAAAACAGGTAAAACGCCAAAGATCATTACCAAAACAGCAGACAGTAAGTACTTGCTTGTCAGCAACTGGCATTCTTACAACGTAAGCGTATTAGAGCTTGATAAAACTCAATTTCCTTTTGGTAAAGTAATAAGTACGATACCTGTTACTTCTATTCCACGTGGAATAGTGGTGGATGATAAAAAAGAAAAATCCTACGTAGCAATTATGGGCGGGGCAAGTATAGCGGTCATTGACAATAAAACATGGAAAACTGAAAGAACCATTGACGTGGCTTCCAATCCAAGACATATTGTAATGGATTCAACCGGTCGGCTTTTTGTTTCCTATAACAAATTGGCCAAAGTTGCCTGTATTGACCCAGAAACCGGCAAGACCTTATTTACAGCTCCTACTCATGTACAGCCCAGAACTATCTTTCTTTCGCGAAATCAGAAGTTTCTGTTTGTAACCTGTTATAGCGGCAACATGGTCGATGTATTTAAAATAAGCGATACCGGCTTTAACAAAATAGCATCACTTCCAAGCGCAGGGAAACCTGTAGGGGTAGATATTTTTGAAAATGATGAAAAACTGGAAGCCTGGGTGTGCAGTTACACGGATGGGGCTATACGAGTTTATAGCTTTAAAAAGAGCTAA